A single Ciona intestinalis chromosome 12, KH, whole genome shotgun sequence DNA region contains:
- the LOC104266290 gene encoding protein FAM192A-like, whose translation MNKFISESDVAEQKKQRQLEWEKVRKAEDPVEAPEAPIDARSLYERLQEQTDKKQAEFEEKIKFKNQFRGIDEDEASFLHTVARRALEHEKQQREEEGKELKAFRQAMLEQRENNDHEAVKISTINKNVSPVCSKQSSLLKKAVKRKSVDKVGGSAKKKLNSQGTQNSSKSETNNAIVYPPSLNCVAVLPGIGGYGSGSESDEEQSDNEA comes from the coding sequence atgaataaatttatcaGCGAAAGTGATGTAGCTGAGCAGAAGAAGCAGCGACAACTCGAATGGGAGAAAGTGAGGAAAGCCGAGGATCCCGTGGAAGCCCCGGAGGCTCCTATTGATGCCCGCTCGTTGTACGAACGTCTGCAGGAACAAACCGATAAAAAACAAGCCGAGTTtgaggaaaaaataaaatttaagaatCAGTTTCGAGGAATTGACGAAGACGAGGCAAGTTTCCTCCACACGGTGGCACGTCGTGCGCTAGAGCACGAGAAGCAACAACGAGAAGAAGAAGGGAAAGAGTTGAAAGCTTTTCGGCAAGCGATGCTCGAACAGCGAGAAAACAATGATCATGAAGCtgttaaaatatcaacaataaataaaaacgtttCCCCGGTTTGTTCCAAACAATCGTCATTGTTAAAGAAAGCAGTGAAGCGGAAATCTGTCGACAAAGTTGGGGGAAGTGCCAAGAAGAAGTTGAATTCACAAGGAACGCAAAACAGTAGTAAGAGTGAAACAAATAATGCCATCGTATACCCTCCAAGTTTAAACTGTGTGGCCGTGTTACCCGGTATTGGGGGGTATGGCTCGGGGTCTGAGAGTGACGAGGAACAATCAGATAATGAGGcatga